The following are encoded in a window of Staphylospora marina genomic DNA:
- a CDS encoding lipopolysaccharide biosynthesis protein: MIKRLKNNLLARNTFSTFIGMGSRIGIQAVYFIIIARSLGNEGYGAFIGTVSLVALLAPFASLGSGNLLVKNVSRNPDLFSVYWGNALILTIVSGSCLVALVAGLSFWLLPESVSLGLVILVAVSDILFARIHDICGQAYQAFQRLGRTAGFQVLFSGSRMLSAAFLLLAVDQPKPADWGWFYLGSTAVACLIAVWLVCRELGRPAPEPRRIPEEIREGMYFSISLSSQNIYNDLDKTLLARLASLETAGIYAAGYRIIDVAFTPVRSMLYAAYARFFQHGASGIQGSLRFAKKLLPLAGGYGLVVGVLLWITAPVVPMMLGEEYASSVEVIRCLSVIPLLRAVHYFAADSLTGSGHQGVRSAVQVAVTVVSVLVNVWLIPRYGWKGAAIALIGTDLLLAAGLWGAVALIRSGKKKQKLTQVA; encoded by the coding sequence ATGATCAAACGTTTGAAAAACAATCTGCTGGCCCGGAACACCTTCTCCACCTTCATCGGGATGGGGAGCCGGATCGGCATCCAAGCCGTCTATTTCATCATCATCGCCCGATCCCTCGGAAACGAGGGATACGGTGCATTTATCGGCACGGTTTCACTGGTGGCGCTTCTGGCGCCTTTTGCCAGTTTGGGCAGCGGCAATCTGTTGGTCAAAAACGTGTCCAGAAATCCGGATCTGTTTTCCGTGTATTGGGGAAATGCACTCATCCTGACGATCGTATCCGGAAGCTGCCTGGTGGCCTTGGTGGCGGGCCTCTCCTTCTGGCTCCTGCCGGAGTCCGTGAGTCTCGGTCTGGTCATCTTGGTCGCGGTCTCCGACATCCTGTTTGCGCGGATCCATGACATTTGCGGGCAGGCATACCAGGCGTTCCAGCGGCTGGGCAGAACGGCGGGCTTTCAGGTGTTGTTCAGCGGAAGCCGGATGCTTTCGGCCGCTTTTCTTTTGTTGGCGGTCGATCAGCCGAAGCCGGCCGATTGGGGCTGGTTTTACCTGGGGAGCACGGCGGTGGCCTGCCTGATCGCCGTCTGGCTGGTTTGCCGGGAGCTGGGCAGGCCCGCACCGGAGCCGCGCCGGATTCCCGAAGAGATCAGGGAAGGGATGTATTTCTCCATCAGCCTGTCCTCGCAAAACATCTACAACGATCTGGACAAAACCTTGCTCGCCCGGCTCGCTTCCCTGGAGACGGCGGGCATTTACGCGGCGGGATACCGGATCATCGACGTGGCGTTCACGCCCGTTCGCTCCATGCTGTACGCGGCGTACGCCCGCTTTTTTCAACATGGCGCCTCCGGCATTCAGGGCAGCCTCCGGTTTGCCAAAAAGTTGCTTCCGCTGGCCGGCGGTTACGGGCTGGTCGTCGGCGTGCTGCTCTGGATCACCGCCCCCGTCGTCCCGATGATGCTGGGCGAGGAGTACGCCTCTTCCGTGGAGGTGATCCGCTGTCTCTCCGTCATTCCTCTCCTCAGGGCCGTTCATTATTTCGCCGCCGATTCCCTGACCGGATCGGGGCATCAGGGGGTCCGTTCCGCCGTACAGGTCGCGGTGACCGTCGTGAGCGTGCTGGTGAACGTCTGGCTCATTCCCCGGTACGGCTGGAAAGGGGCGGCCATCGCGCTGATCGGCACCGACTTGCTGCTGGCGGCCGGATTGTGGGGAGCCGTGGCGCTCATCCGCTCCGGAAAGAAGAAGCAAAAACTGACCCAGGTTGCATAA
- a CDS encoding O-antigen ligase family protein has translation MKLSVQLRKRKRLENAFVMVALFLFSGAVISMFENEYAWADPLGKALKLPVFVLTVLFAWLTWRKLKESLRPTLWIWLPVAWAFCSVLWSGFEEVTLQKSITLALMTLLGVWIGTHFGLKRLLLVLAVMMAVIMVLSLLAVPLFWDLAIDHQEHEGAWKGVFVHKNSLGRIMALSFLVFSLLQFQYAKTRFNNKLPYAVGLSMALLVLSDSQTAFLIEVALMVLLGFIWLFWRKPRLFKWAVLLLLVPVAGVGIWILVDGESFFGLLGKDATMTGRTPLWSYAIAMAMREPWLGYGYYGFWHGMEGPSNSVWKVIQWKPPHSHNGFIDLWLDLGLIGVGLFLAGLVKFLIMAVRHVRFNNRWEDAWPLLYGAFMIVSNISESAILTNNFNLFWVLYVATFTMLAAKQADEAQSHDRSPADASVVEDARVEAGRTPAAG, from the coding sequence TTGAAATTGTCTGTGCAACTGCGGAAGCGCAAAAGACTTGAAAACGCATTTGTCATGGTCGCATTGTTCCTGTTTTCCGGTGCGGTCATTTCCATGTTCGAAAACGAATATGCTTGGGCGGACCCGCTGGGCAAGGCTCTGAAACTGCCCGTGTTTGTGCTCACCGTCCTCTTTGCCTGGCTCACTTGGCGCAAACTGAAGGAAAGCCTGCGGCCCACGCTGTGGATCTGGCTGCCGGTGGCCTGGGCTTTCTGCTCCGTGCTTTGGAGCGGATTCGAGGAGGTCACCCTGCAGAAAAGCATCACCCTCGCCTTGATGACCCTGCTCGGAGTCTGGATCGGCACGCACTTCGGGTTGAAGCGGTTGCTTCTCGTCCTGGCCGTCATGATGGCGGTGATCATGGTGCTGAGCCTTCTGGCCGTGCCCCTGTTCTGGGATTTGGCCATTGATCATCAGGAGCACGAGGGGGCTTGGAAGGGCGTATTCGTCCACAAAAATTCGCTCGGCAGAATCATGGCCTTGTCCTTTTTGGTGTTTTCTCTTCTTCAGTTTCAATATGCAAAGACAAGATTCAATAACAAGTTGCCTTATGCTGTGGGGTTGTCCATGGCACTCCTGGTGTTGTCCGATTCGCAAACGGCCTTTCTGATCGAAGTGGCGCTCATGGTTTTGCTCGGCTTCATCTGGCTTTTTTGGCGCAAGCCCCGGCTGTTCAAATGGGCTGTGCTGCTCCTTCTGGTCCCGGTCGCGGGGGTGGGAATTTGGATCCTTGTCGACGGTGAATCCTTCTTCGGCCTGCTTGGAAAGGATGCGACCATGACGGGCCGCACGCCCCTGTGGAGCTACGCGATCGCCATGGCGATGCGGGAGCCGTGGCTGGGCTACGGGTACTACGGGTTCTGGCACGGAATGGAGGGACCGTCCAACTCCGTCTGGAAAGTGATCCAGTGGAAGCCCCCGCATTCCCACAACGGTTTCATCGATCTTTGGCTGGATTTGGGGTTGATCGGGGTCGGCCTGTTCCTGGCCGGGCTGGTGAAATTCCTGATCATGGCCGTCCGGCATGTCCGATTCAACAACAGATGGGAGGATGCTTGGCCGCTCTTGTACGGAGCGTTCATGATCGTCTCCAACATTTCCGAAAGCGCGATCCTGACGAACAATTTCAATCTGTTCTGGGTGTTGTACGTGGCAACGTTCACGATGCTGGCCGCGAAGCAGGCGGATGAAGCGCAGAGTCACGATCGTTCGCCGGCAGATGCATCCGTGGTCGAAGACGCCCGGGTTGAAGCAGGCCGAACACCTGCAGCGGGATGA